In Juglans regia cultivar Chandler chromosome 13, Walnut 2.0, whole genome shotgun sequence, the following proteins share a genomic window:
- the LOC108983131 gene encoding amino acid permease 6-like, translating into MEITQRNLSFAVESGHATSKFDDDGRVKRTGTVASASAHIITAVIGSGVLSLAWAMAQLGWIAGIAAMLIFSLITLFTSSLLADSYRSPDPVTGRRNYSYIEAVKNNLGGIKYKLCGVAQYTNLVGITIGYTITSAISMAAVKRSHCLHKNGHDAGCHTSNNPYMIIFGVIQIVISQIPNFQDLAGLSYVAAVMSFSYACIGIGLSIARIADGKAGKTSIIGVSAGVDVTISQKVWNCLQAIGNIAFAYSYSNILIEIQDTLKSSPPENLVMKRAAAIGVLVTTCFYFLCGVLGYAAFGNRAPGNFLTGFGFYEPYWLIDIANICIIIHLVGAYQVFSQPLHQNAEKWFISRCGTGHFIVQEHQIVIPFVGIYNVSFLRLIWRTTYVICTSVIAMMFPVFNSVLGLIGAAAFWPMTVYLPIEMHISQAKIRSFSLLWIWLKILCWACLIVSLVAGAACIQGIISELKHYQPFKSVS; encoded by the exons ATGGAGATCACGCAGAGGAATTTAAGCTTTGCTGTGGAATCAGGGCACGCGACCTCTAAGTTTGATGATGATGGCCGCGTAAAACGAACtg GAACCGTGGCGAGTGCAAGTGCACATATCATAACAGCCGTTATTGGGTCTGGAGTACTGTCTCTGGCATGGGCAATGGCTCAGCTGGGTTGGATTGCAGGGATTGCTGCTAtgcttattttctctctcatcactctgtTTACTTCTAGTCTACTTGCTGACAGTTATCGGTCTCCTGACCCTGTTACTGGGAGAAGAAACTACAGTTACATTGAGGCTGTAAAGAATAACTTAG gAGGAATTAAGTACAAGCTTTGTGGGGTAGCTCAATATACGAATCTTGTAGGAATAACTATTGGATACACCATCACTTCTGCTATTAGCATGGC GGCCGTCAAAAGATCGCACTGCCTTCACAAGAATGGCCATGACGCAGGATGTCACACATCAAACAATCCCTACATGATCATTTTTGGGGTCATTCAGATTGTTATAAGCCAAATACCTAATTTTCAAGACCTTGCAGGGCTCTCCTACGTCGCAGCTGTAATGTCTTTCTCCTACGCTTGCATAGGCATCGGTCTCTCGATAGCACGAATAGCAG ATGGGAAAGCTGGGAAGACAAGCATCATAGGTGTAAGTGCAGGAGTAGATGTGACAATTTCACAGAAGGTGTGGAACTGTTTACAGGCCATTGGAAACATTGCCTTTGCCTATTCGTACTCGAACATCCTCATTGAGATACAG GATACACTAAAATCAAGCCCACCAGAGAACCTGGTGATGAAGAGAGCTGCCGCCATTGGAGTGTTAGTTACCACTTGCTTTTACTTCCTGTGTGGAGTTCTGGGCTATGCAGCGTTTGGAAACCGAGCGCCTGGCAATTTTTTAACAGGATTTGGTTTTTATGAACCTTATTGGCTTATTGACATTGCTAACATTTGCATTATTATCCATCTTGTGGGAGCTTACCAg GTTTTCAGCCAGCCATTACACCAAAATGCGGAAAAGTGGTTTATCAGCAGGTGTGGAACAGGTCATTTCATAGTACAAGAACATCAGATCGTCATTCCGTTTGTGGGTATTTACAACGTGAGTTTCCTCCGATTGATCTGGAGAACAACGTATGTTATATGCACGTCTGTGATCGCAATGATGTTTCCAGTCTTCAACAGTGTTTTGGGATTGATTGGAGCCGCTGCATTCTGGCCAATGACTGTATATCTACCAATAGAGATGCACATTTCCCAGGCTAAAATTCGCAGTTTTTCTCTTCTCTGGATTTGGCTAAAGATATTGTGCTGGGCTTGCTTGATTGTATCACTCGTTGCTGGTGCCGCATGCATTCAAGGCATTATTTCGGAGCTTAAACACTACCAGCCTTTCAAGTCTGTTTCTTAA